CTGCGCCCCTTCCTGGCTCTGCCCTTCCGGGAGGAACCCCGGGGGGAGGCATCCTTCCTCCGGCTGGTGCTCCCGGGCCTGCCCCTGGACCTGATCACGGGACCCTGCAAGGAGACGATCCAGGAGGATCCGAAGCGGCTGGTGCTGGCCCTGCTTCCCGACGAGGGGGAGCGGAGCCCCTTCCTGGTCTGTCGGGGGGCGGGGCTGACGGGGGACCTGAAGGGCTGGCTCAAGGGGCACCCGGAGCTGGCGGCCCGGGGGGGCGGCTCCCCGGACTGGATCTCCGGGGTGACCCAGGAGCGGGACCCGGAGAAGTGGGCGAAAGCGTTGAAGGAGGTTCTCTGAGGGCATGTCTCTGCTGCAGGATCTGATCGGCTGGATCGTGGCCACCATCGGCCACATGGGGTATCCCGGCGTGGTGGCCCTGATGTTCCTGGAATCGTCGTTCTTTCCCTTTCCCAGCGAGGTGGTGGTGCCCCCGGCGGGATACCTGGCCAGCGTCGGGGAGATGAACCTGTGGGCGGTCATCGCCTCGGGCATCCTGGGCAGCCTCCTGGGGGCCCTGTTCAACTACTGGATCGCCGTGCATTGGGGGCGTCCCTTCTTCGAGCGATACGGGAAGTACTTCCTGGTGAGTCCCTCGTCCCTGGACAAGGCGGACCGTTTCTTCGCCCGGCACGGCCACATCAGCACCTTCACGGGGCGTCTGCTTCCGGTGATCCGTCAGTACGTGTCCCTTCCCGCGGGGATCGCCCGGATGCCCCTGGGCTCCTTCTGCTTCTTCACCGCCCTGGGGTCGGGAATCTGGGTGGTGGTGCTGGCCCTGGTGGGGTACTGGATCGGCAACAACCAGGAACTGGTGCACCAGGCCCTTCACCGGATCACCTTCCTCCTGGTGGGAGGGTGCGTCCTCCTGGTGGGGGCCTACGTCTGGTGGCAGCGGCGCAGGCGCGGGACGGCGCCCGGGGGTGCCTAGGCTTCGGGCGGTCCTCCTGGCCCTGGGGGCGGCGGTCCTGCTTGTCGCTCCAGCCCGGGGGGAAGTGCTCCTGCCTCCGCAGGAGGGGCTCTACCTATCAGGACACCCGGACTGCGGCCTCCGGGACGAGACGGTCACCTCAAAGGGGGTCCGGGACTTCGTGGCCCTCACGGGGCGCCCCCTGGTGTGGAGCTACCTGAGCTGGCACTGGGATGGGAGGTTTCCCTTCCCCGCGGAGGCCTGTCGGGTCCTCCACCGGGAAGGGGTGGTGCCTCTGGTGGGGATCCTCCCCTGGTCCACGGGGGAGCAGAATCGTCCGGAGCCCCGGGTCACCCTGAAAGCCCTCCTGGCGGGGCGCTACGACCGACCCCTTCGGGCGGCGGCCCGGCAGGTACGGGGCCTGGGGTTTCCCGTGATGCTGTGCTTCGGCCCCGAGGCGGACGGGGGCTGGTTCCCCTGGTCCGGCCGCTTCAACGGGGGAAGCCGCAGGGACGGCTACGGCAGCCCCGACCTGCCCGACGGACCGGAGCGCTTCCGGGACGCCTTCCGGAGGGTGGTGCGTCTCTTCCGGGAGGAAGGGGCGGTGGACGTCACGTGGGTCTTCCACGCTGCGGAGCGTCCCGGGCCGGACCTGCCCTGGAACGGGACGCAGGGTTACTACCCCGGGGACGGGTTCGCCGACTGGATCGGCGTGAGCCTCTACGGGTGGCTGCGCTCCGGACCGGTGCGGGAGATGGGGGACCTGCTGGCGGGGGCCCTGCCCCGGCTGGAGGCCCTGTCGTCCCGGCGCCCCCTGGCGGTGTTGGAGTGGGGGATCGCCGCGGGTCCGGGGGTGGACAAGGGAGGGTGGATCCGAAATGCCTTCGAGGCCTTCACCTCCGGGGAGCACCCTCGTCTTCGGGCGGTGGCCTGGTGGGACAAGGCCCGTCGCCCCGACGGAACCCCCTCGGGGCTGGCCCTGGAGGAGAGTCCCGAAGGAGTTCGAGCCTACCGGGAGGGGGCGGCTTCCCGGGCCTTCGGCAGTCCGGCCCGGTTCGGCCCGAGGAGGGACTAAACGAAGGGGCCCCGCGTCCTGCGGGGCCCCCGTTCTATTCTTCGTCCTCTTCCGCTTCCGTGGTCCCCGCCCCCGCCTTCATGGCGGCGCGCTTGCGCTCCGTGGGGTCCAGGATGATCTTGCGCACCCGCACGGAGGGGGGAGTCACCTCCACCAGCTCGTCCTCCCCGATCCACTCCAGGGCGCTGTCCACGTTCAGCTTCCGGGGGACGTCCAGGATGATCATGGCGTCCTTGGTGGCGGAGCGGTGGTTGGTGAGCTGCTTCCGTTTGGCGGGGTTGCAGGGCAGATCCTTGGGGCGGGAGCATTCTCCCACCACCATGCCGCAGTACACCGGGTCTCCGGGGGAGAGGAAGAGGGTCCCTCGGGTCTGGAGGTTCTCCAGGGAGTAGCTGGTGGCCAGTCCTCCGTCGAGGCTCACCAGCGAGCCCCGGCTGCGTCCCGTCATCTCCCCGAACCAGGGGGCGTAGCCCACGAACCGGCTGGTGAGTACCCCCAGCCCACGGGTGTCCGTGAGGAACTCGTTGCGGTAGCCGATGAGCCCCCGGGTGGGGATGCGGTACTCCAGGCGCAGCAGCCCCGTGCCGGAGTTGGCCATGGAGAGCAGCTCCCCCTTGCGCAGGGCCAGTTTCTGGATCACCACTCCCTGGTAGTCCTCGGGCACGTCGATGAGGAGTTCCTCCACCGGCTCCAGCAGCTTCCCCGCGTCGTCCCGGTGGGTGATGATCTCCGGCCGGGACACGCAGAACTCCATGCCCTCCCGGCGCATCTCCTCCACCAGGATGGCCAGGTGCAGCTCCCCGCGACCGGACACCTTCACCCCGTCGGGGCGGCCCAGGTCCTCCACCCGCAGGGCCACGTCGGTCTTGGTCTCCCGCTCCAGACGGGCCTTCAGCTGCCGCAGGGTCACCGCCTGTCCCTCCTTGCCCGCGAAGGGCCCGGTGTTCACCAGGAAGAACATGGACACCGTGGGCTCCTCGATGTCCAGGGGGGGGAGGGAGGGATTCTCCAGCTGAGGAGAGGAGAAGAGGTCCCCCAGGGAGATCTCGTCGGGGCCGGAGAACCACACGATGTCCCCCGCTCCCGCCTCCTCCGCCTCTTCCCGGTCCAGCCCCTGGGTGGTGAACAGGTGGACGCAGGAGGCGGGGCGGCTCCAGAGGGTCTCGTGTCCCGACCGTTCCGGGTCGGTCCAGCGGACCCGGGTCTGGGTCAGGGAATCTCCTTTGCGGAGGGTCCCCTGAAGGATCTTGCCGCAGCCGATCTGCCCCAGATAGTCGCTCCAGGCCAGGGTGCTCACCTGCATCAGGAAGGGGGCCTCGGAGTTGGCCTTCGGGGCGGGGACGTAGTCCACCAGGGTGCGGAAGAGGGCCTCCAGGTCTTGGTCCGCCCCGGCGTCCAGGTCTTCCACCAGCCAGCCCTCCAGGCCGGAGCCGTAGAGCACCGGGAAGTCGCACTGCTCGTCCGTGGCTCCCAGCTCCACGAAGAGGTCGAAGGTCTTGTCCAGGGCCTGGGCGGGGTTCGCGTGGGACCGGTCCACCTTGTTCACCACCACGATGGGGCGCAGCCCCAGGCGCAGGGCCCGCATGAGGACGTAGCGGGTCTGGGGCATGGGGCCCTCCGCCGCGTCCACCAGGAGGATCACCGAATCCACCAGGGAGAGGACCCGTTCCACCTCTCCCGAGAAGTCCGCGTGTCCCGGGGTATCCACGATGTTGATGCGGTATCCCTGCCAGTTCACCGTGCAGTGCTTGGCCTTGATGGTGATGCCCCGCTCCCTCTCCAGGTCGCGGCTGTCCATCACCCGTTCGGCGACCCGGGCGTTCTCTCGGAAGGTGTGGGCGGCGCGGAAGATGGAATCGATGAGGGTGGTCTTGCCGTGGTCGATGTGGGCCACGATGGCCACGTTGCGGATCATTTCCGGTGCGGTCATGGTTTTCGTCCTTCTTCTTTCGTCGGATGGGGCCCGCCTGGGGCGGGCAAGTGGGAAGTGTACCACAAGCAGGGGCTCAAGGCGATGGATTTGAGGGAAAATTCCCTGCGGATTCCCCGTGGGAGAGCGTCGATAAATATTTTTTTCATAGACGTATCGTTGACGATATATCCTGCGCGGGGTAGAATCGCCCTGGGGAGACTTGGCCCCCAGGATGTGGAGAACCCGATTCTTCTCAAGAGGAGGAGATGTCCATGAGCCTTTCCAACGAGCAGATCGCCCAGGCCATGATCGTTCGTCTCGACGACGGATTGCCGGAGATGCCCGCCTTCGAGCCGGGCATCCGTCGCGCCCCGGATCGCGGCTTCACCCTCACGGAGGCCCAGACCGTGGTGGCCCTGAAGAACGCCCTTCGGTACGTGCCGGAGAAGTTCCATGCCCAGCTGGCGCCGGAGTTCCTGGAGGAGCTGCGTACCCGGGGCCGCATCTACGGCTACCGGTTCCGCCCCGCGGGACGCCTCCGGGGCAAACCCCTCGACCAGTACCAGGGGAACTGCGTGGAGGGCAGGGCCTTTCAGGTGATGATCGACAACAACCTGGACTTCGACGTGGCCCTGTATCCCTACGAGCTGGTTACCTACGGGGAGACGGGACAGGTGTGCCAGAACTGGATGCAATACCGGCTCATCATGAAGTACCTCCAGGTGATGACCCAGGACCAGACCCTGGTGATCCAGTCCGGGCACCCCCTGGGCCTCTTCAAGTCCCGCCCCGATGCCCCTCGGGTGATCCTCTCCAACGGCCTCATGGTGGGGCTCTACGACAACCCCCAGGACTGGCACCTGGCCACGCAGCTGGGGGTGGCCAACTACGGCCAGATGACCGCGGGCGGCTGGATGTACATCGGCCCCCAGGGCATCGTCCACGGTACCTTCAACACCCTGCTCAACGCCGGGCGGCTTCGGCTGGGGCTTGCGGGAGACCAGGACCTCAAGGGGCACCTGTTCGTCTCCTCCGGCCTCGGGGGGATGAGCGGCGCCCAGCCCAAGGCAGCGGAGATCGCCGGGGCGGTGGGGGTCGTGGCGGAGGTGGACTACAGCCGCATCCAGACCCGACTGGACCAGGGGTGGGTGAGCAAGGCCTCCTCCGACCTGGCGGAGGTCTTCCGCTGGGCCCGGGACGCCATGGACAAGAAGCAGCCCCTCTCCATCGCCTACCACGGCAACATCGTGGACCTGCTCCAGCACTGCGTGGACCACCGGGTGGAGGTGGAGCTTCTCTCCGACCAGACCTCCTGCCACGCCGCCTATGACGGGGGCTACTGCCCCCAGGGCCTTTCCTTCGAGGAGCGCACGGCGCTGCTCAAGGAGGATCGGACCCGGTTCTGCCAGCAGGTGGACCGCACCCTGAAGAAGCATTACGAACTCATCAAGACCCTCACGGAGCGGGGGACCTACTTCTTCGACTACGGCAACTCCTTCCTCAAGGCGGTGTACGACGCGGGGGTGCTGGAGGTCTCCAAGAACGGAGTGGACGACAAGGACGGCTTCGTCTTCCCCTCCTACGTGGAGGACATCATGGGGCCCATGCTCTTCGACTACGGTTACGGCCCCTTCCGGTGGGTCTGCCTCTCCGGCCTCCCCGAGGATCTGAAGAAGACCGACCAGGCCGCCATGGACTGCATTGACCCCAACCGCCGGGGCCAGGACCGGGACAACTGGGTCTGGATCCGGGACGCGGAGAAGAACCGCCTCGTGGTGGGCACCCAGGCCCGCATCCTCTATCAGGACGCGGAGGGGCGGGTGCGCATCGCCCTGAAGTTCAACGAGATGGTCCGCAAGGGTGAGGTGGGGCCCATCATGCTGGGACGGGACCACCACGACGTGTCCGGCACGGACAGTCCCTTCCGGGAAACCGCCAACATCAAGGACGGCAGCAACATGATGGCGGAGATGGCCACCCACTGCTATGCGGGCAACGCAGCCCGGGGGATGAGCCTCGTGGCGCTGCACAACGGCGGCGGCGTGGGCATCAGCAAGGCCATCAACGGGGGCTTCGGCCTCGTGTTGGACGGTTCCGCCCGGGTGGACGAGATCATCCGGTCCGCTCTGTCCTGGGACGTCATGGGGGGGGTGGCGAGGCGCGCCTGGGCCCGGAACCCCCACGCCATGGAGGTGTCCCTGGAGCACAACCGAAACTCCGACGGGCGGGACCACATCACCCTGCCCTACCTGCCCAAGGAGGGTTTCGTGGAAGACTTGGTGAACCGGGCCTTCCGGGGCTGATCCTCCGGGTTCCCTCTTTGCATCCTCACCCTGTCCTCACCGTGGTAGGGGCGGCCTTCGGGCTGCCCCTACCACGGTTTTTCGGGTCGTGCAATTCCGGGACTTGCGGCCCATTTCCTCTGGGCCTGGGGACGACATGAGCCCCCGGGACCCTGCTACGATAACAGCATGGGAAAGCCGTGTTCTGTCCAGGGAAGGAGGGAACGAGGATGAACATCCAGACGGTGGTTCGGATGGAGGGCTATGCCGTCCCGGGCGGATCGAGCTATCTCTACGGGACGACTCCTCAGAGAGCCGCCGCTCCGGCGCTGCCGGTCGAGCGGATCGAGATTCCCGGGCCGAGGGAGATGGACGTGGTCTATCAGTACCGGGTGCTGGAGGGGTGGCAGGGGGAGATCCCCCTCTCCCTCACCTACCTGGTGGCCACCCGGTCCTACTCCCAGAGCGTGGTGGTCTACCAGAGCCAGGACTGGAACAAGTCGCGTTTCTGGCTGGCATGAGGACATACGGAGGGCCTCGGTCGCCGTCGCGTCCGAGGCCCTCAGCGCCTTGTCTTCGTCGTTTTTTCTTCCCCCGTTTGCCTCACACCTCCACCCTCCAGGAATTCTTGAAGAACCGCTGCGCCACGGAAACCGCTTCGGAGTAGCATCCCCAGCTCTGCAGCCGAGCGATGAGCCACCGGGCAAAACGCTCCCTTTTCCGCATCGTTCCCACCTCCAGGGCCTCGCGTCCGAAAACTGCCCACTTTTCAATTGTAGAGCGACAGGGCGAGGAGAGATGATCCGGGATGCCTTTCCTACATGGGCATCCCGCCTCATGGAGCAGAGACGTTTGGCCTCGCGGAAGTCCCTTGGGGCCGCGAAGCCTTGGGATCACGGTGTTCCGTTCCTTGGGGGGATGGGGTAGGATGGAGGAAAGGGTTGGCGGAGGGCGCAGGATTCGAACCCGCGGTGGGGTGACCCACAACTGATTTCAAGTCAGCCGCCTTCGACCGCTCGGCCAGCCCTCCGCATGAAACGGGCCTCATTCTAGCACGCTCCCGAAAGGGGAGGAATGGCGATGAAAGAAAGAAAGCGGATCCTCGGACGTCTGGGTCGGATTCTCGGGGGACTGTTTCTTTTCCTGGCGCTGGGAGGCGAGGCCTCTGCTTCCACTCCCTGCCCGTCCCCGACGGATTCCGGATTGGCGGTGACCCGGTTTTCCTGGTCCTTCGACGCCCGGACCCTGACCGGCCGGGCGGAGGTGGTGCTCACCAACCTGGGCAGAAGGGCCGTCAAGACCCCCGGGGCGATGGTGCTGGCCTACGACTCCGCGGGCAAGGAGCTGAACCAGGTCTGGGGACGCATCAAGGCCTCGTCCCTCAAGCCCGGGGCTTCGGAGGCCCTGGTGCTGGTGATGCGCCTCTCCCGACTTCCCGACGGGGTCAAGGCCACCACCCTGGAGGAACTGGGAGGCACCTGAAACTGAAGCTCCCGGGTGCGTGGTGCCCGGGATGGATTGCGGAAAACGCGGGAAAGCCCCGTACGGAAAGGAGCTCTGTATGACCTTCGAGGACATCGTGAGGAAATGGGTGTGCGTCCCCTCCCGGGTGGCGTTGGTGGGGGCTTCCCCTCGGGAGGATCGCCCCGTGTCGGGGATTCAGGCGTATCTGCAGGCCCGAGGCTTTACGGTCTACCCGGTGAATCCCGCCTACCGGGGCGCCTCCCTGGGAGGGGTGCCCTGCCTGGGGGGGCTGGAGGACCTGCCCGGTCCTGTGGACCTGGTGGTCCTCTTTCTCTCTCCGGAGAAGCAGGCCGAGGCGCTGCATCAAGTGCGTCGCCTGTCCCCGACCCCGGTGGTCTGGTTTCAGCCCGGGGCGGAAAACCCCCTGGGGGCGGAGAATCTGCGGCGGGAGGGGGTCGAGGTGGTGGAGGACTGCATCCTGGCGACCCACAAGCGCCTTTGCGGGAAGGCCTGAGCCCATGGCCCCCTTCGAGCACCCGCTGACCCTGCGGGTCCGATACAGCGAGACGGACCAGATGGGCATCGCCTACCACGCCAACTACCTGGTCTGGTTCGAGGTGGCCCGGACGGACTACTGCCGGGCCCTGGGGATGCCCTACGTGGACTGGGAGAAGCAGGGGATCTTCCTTCCCGTGGTGGAGGCGCACTGCCGCTACAAGAAGCCTGCCCGGTACGACGACGCTCTGAACGTCCTCTGCTGGGTTTCGGAGCTGAAACCCCACAGCCTGGTGTTTTCCTACCGGGTGCTGCGGGAGGACCTCCTCCTGGCGGAGGGATGGACGAAGCACGGCATCTGCGACGCTCAGGGAAGGCTCGTCCGGGGGGACAACCCCTTCTATCGATGGATGGAGGAGCGGAACCCCTAGGCGTTTCCCGCCCCCTCGGAGGGCGGGGCGGGTACACCCTCCTGGAGGTTCTGGTGGTCTTCTCCCTTTTATCCGCTCTCTCCGGACTGATCTGGATCGTGGCGGGTCCCCCGCGATTTGCGGGGGCGGGAAGGGAGCGAGCCCGGGAGGCGGCGCTGCGTGGGGCGCAGTGGCTCCAGGGACGCCTGCTTCAGGCCCGGGAGGAGGGGCGGAACTTCCGGTTCCGCGTTTCCCTGGCGGACCGGCTTCCGTATCTGGAGATCCGCTGGGAGGACACGGGGCTCTGGGAACGGTACGATTCCGGGGAGAACGCTTGGTTTCGCGGGGAAGGACCGGCCCGTTGGGCCTTCTACAGCACCAAGTGGCACACCCTGTCCCCCGGGATGGTTCTTTACGTCTTTTCGGACCGAGAGTCCAGCCCTGCCGCCGTCGCTTTCATCGTGATCTCCCCGGCCTGCCGGGTCTCGGTGGTCCGGCAAGGGCCCTGACGAACCGAAGGGAGAGGCTCCCATGACGGAACCCCGAAAGCACACCTATCGCGTCACCGGCATGACCTGCGCCACCTGCTCCCGCATGGCCCAACGGGCCTTGGCCCGGGTCCCGGGAGTGCAGTACGCTTCGGTGAACCTGGCCACGGAGACGGCCTTCGTCCTGACGGACCCCTCCGTGGGGGAGGAGACGCTTCGGGAGGCCGTGATGGGAGCCGGATACGATCTCCTTTCCCAGGTCCCGGAAGATCTGGAGGCCCGCCGCTACGCCCAGGCGGTGCGCAACCTGGTCTTCGTCCTGGCCCTGACGATCCCCCTCTCTCTGGCCATGCTGGCCCACATGGGAGGCCGTCACGTGCCCTTCTACCCCTTCCTGGAGCTGGTCCTGGGAGGGCTGGTGGTGTTCTGGGGCGGGCTGGCCACCCTGCGGGGGGCCTGGATCGCCCTGATTCACCGGCACGCCAACATGGACACCCTGGTGACCCTGGGGGCCCTTTCGTCCTGGAGCACCGCCTTGCTGCGCCTGGCGGGGGTTGCCATCCCCTCCTTCGGGGCCATCGGAGCCATGATCCTGGCGCTCCACGTCCTGGGCCGCTTCATCGAATCCCACCTGCGGGATCGGGCCACCCGGGAGGTGAAGGCCCTTATGCGTCTCCAGGCTGCGGAGGCCCGGGTGATCCGTCAGGAGGAGGCGTTTCTGATTCCCCTGGAGGCGGTTTTGGGGGGAGACCGGGTGCAGGTGCTCCCGGGAGAGCGGATTCCCGTGGACGGGCGGGTCGTGGAAGGGCTCTCATCGGTGGATGAATCCCTGGTGACCGGGGAGTCCGTGCCCGTGCTCCGCCGGGAGGGGGACGAAGTGACCGGGGGCTCCCTGAACCTCTCGGGGGTGCTGCTTCTGGAGACGGTGAGGGTGGGGGAGGACGCCTTCCTGGCCCAGATGCTCCGCATGGTCCGGGAGGCCCAGGGAAGCAAGGTCCCCCTCCAGGCCCTGGCGGACCGGACCACCCTGGTCTTCGTGCCCCTGGTGGCCTTTCTGGCTGCCGCCGCCGCCCTGGGGTGGCTGCTGGTCCCGGACGCCATGGAGGTCCTGAGGCGCCTGGTCCCCTTGGCGGGGAGAACGGACGGTGACGCTGGCGTCACGGCCCTCTACGCCGCCATCGCCACCCTGGTGATCGCCTGCCCCTGCGCCTTGGGCCTGGCCACCCCCATGGCCCTGGCCGTGGGGGCCGGAGAGGCCTCCCGGCGGGGGATGCTGCTGCGCAACGCCGAGGCCTTCCAGACCCTTCGGGCCGTCCGGGTGGCCCTTCTGGACAAGACGGGCACCCTCACCCAGGGGGAACCCCGGGTGGCGGTTTCCCGTCTGGAACCGGAGGCCTCCGCGGCGGCCCTGGCCCTGGAGGAGCGGTCGAATCACCCCCTGGCCCGGGCGGTGACGACGTTTCTTCGGAACGCAGAGGGGGTTTCTCCCGTCGTGGGGCTTGAGGAGGTCGAAGAAACCCCTGGGGAGGGCATCGGGGGCGTCCTGAAAGGGCGGTCCTGGTTTGTGGGACGCCCCTTGGATTCCGGAAAGTACCGGGACCTGCTGGATCAGGGCTGTACTCTGGTGGAGGTGCGCCGGGACGGGGAGGTCCAGGGAGTCCTGGGGGTGACGGACCCCCTGCGGACGGGGAGCGTGGAGGCGGTGCGGCGTCTGGAGGAGCTGGGGATCCGGGTGGTCATGGCCACGGGGGATCACCCCGCCGTGGCGGAGCGGGTGGCCCGGGAGACGGGCATCCGGGAGGTCCACGCGGGGGTGCATCCCGGAGACAAGCTGGACCTGGTGCGTCGTTTCCAGGCGGGGGGCGAGCGGGTCCTCATGGTGGGAGACGGGCTCAACGACGCGGGGGCCCTCAAGGGAGCGGACGTGGGGGTGGCCATGGGAAGCGGTCTGGACCTGGCCCTGGACAGCGCGGACCTCATCCTGGTCCGGGGGGAGCTGGCGGGCCTGGCCGACGCGGTGCTCCTTTCCCGAAAGCTGGTGCGGGTGGTGGCCCAGAATCTTGTGGGGGCCTTCTTCTATAACCTGGTGGCCCTGCCCCTGGCGATGCTGGGGCTGCTGCACCCCGCCCTGGCGGAGGTGGCCATGGGGGCCAGCTCCATCACGGTGATCCTCAACTCCCTGAGGATT
The sequence above is drawn from the Aminomonas paucivorans DSM 12260 genome and encodes:
- a CDS encoding DedA family protein, with amino-acid sequence MSLLQDLIGWIVATIGHMGYPGVVALMFLESSFFPFPSEVVVPPAGYLASVGEMNLWAVIASGILGSLLGALFNYWIAVHWGRPFFERYGKYFLVSPSSLDKADRFFARHGHISTFTGRLLPVIRQYVSLPAGIARMPLGSFCFFTALGSGIWVVVLALVGYWIGNNQELVHQALHRITFLLVGGCVLLVGAYVWWQRRRRGTAPGGA
- a CDS encoding glycoside hydrolase family 26 protein, which gives rise to MPRLRAVLLALGAAVLLVAPARGEVLLPPQEGLYLSGHPDCGLRDETVTSKGVRDFVALTGRPLVWSYLSWHWDGRFPFPAEACRVLHREGVVPLVGILPWSTGEQNRPEPRVTLKALLAGRYDRPLRAAARQVRGLGFPVMLCFGPEADGGWFPWSGRFNGGSRRDGYGSPDLPDGPERFRDAFRRVVRLFREEGAVDVTWVFHAAERPGPDLPWNGTQGYYPGDGFADWIGVSLYGWLRSGPVREMGDLLAGALPRLEALSSRRPLAVLEWGIAAGPGVDKGGWIRNAFEAFTSGEHPRLRAVAWWDKARRPDGTPSGLALEESPEGVRAYREGAASRAFGSPARFGPRRD
- the typA gene encoding translational GTPase TypA; amino-acid sequence: MTAPEMIRNVAIVAHIDHGKTTLIDSIFRAAHTFRENARVAERVMDSRDLERERGITIKAKHCTVNWQGYRINIVDTPGHADFSGEVERVLSLVDSVILLVDAAEGPMPQTRYVLMRALRLGLRPIVVVNKVDRSHANPAQALDKTFDLFVELGATDEQCDFPVLYGSGLEGWLVEDLDAGADQDLEALFRTLVDYVPAPKANSEAPFLMQVSTLAWSDYLGQIGCGKILQGTLRKGDSLTQTRVRWTDPERSGHETLWSRPASCVHLFTTQGLDREEAEEAGAGDIVWFSGPDEISLGDLFSSPQLENPSLPPLDIEEPTVSMFFLVNTGPFAGKEGQAVTLRQLKARLERETKTDVALRVEDLGRPDGVKVSGRGELHLAILVEEMRREGMEFCVSRPEIITHRDDAGKLLEPVEELLIDVPEDYQGVVIQKLALRKGELLSMANSGTGLLRLEYRIPTRGLIGYRNEFLTDTRGLGVLTSRFVGYAPWFGEMTGRSRGSLVSLDGGLATSYSLENLQTRGTLFLSPGDPVYCGMVVGECSRPKDLPCNPAKRKQLTNHRSATKDAMIILDVPRKLNVDSALEWIGEDELVEVTPPSVRVRKIILDPTERKRAAMKAGAGTTEAEEDEE
- a CDS encoding urocanate hydratase, whose product is MSLSNEQIAQAMIVRLDDGLPEMPAFEPGIRRAPDRGFTLTEAQTVVALKNALRYVPEKFHAQLAPEFLEELRTRGRIYGYRFRPAGRLRGKPLDQYQGNCVEGRAFQVMIDNNLDFDVALYPYELVTYGETGQVCQNWMQYRLIMKYLQVMTQDQTLVIQSGHPLGLFKSRPDAPRVILSNGLMVGLYDNPQDWHLATQLGVANYGQMTAGGWMYIGPQGIVHGTFNTLLNAGRLRLGLAGDQDLKGHLFVSSGLGGMSGAQPKAAEIAGAVGVVAEVDYSRIQTRLDQGWVSKASSDLAEVFRWARDAMDKKQPLSIAYHGNIVDLLQHCVDHRVEVELLSDQTSCHAAYDGGYCPQGLSFEERTALLKEDRTRFCQQVDRTLKKHYELIKTLTERGTYFFDYGNSFLKAVYDAGVLEVSKNGVDDKDGFVFPSYVEDIMGPMLFDYGYGPFRWVCLSGLPEDLKKTDQAAMDCIDPNRRGQDRDNWVWIRDAEKNRLVVGTQARILYQDAEGRVRIALKFNEMVRKGEVGPIMLGRDHHDVSGTDSPFRETANIKDGSNMMAEMATHCYAGNAARGMSLVALHNGGGVGISKAINGGFGLVLDGSARVDEIIRSALSWDVMGGVARRAWARNPHAMEVSLEHNRNSDGRDHITLPYLPKEGFVEDLVNRAFRG
- a CDS encoding CoA-binding protein, which produces MRKWVCVPSRVALVGASPREDRPVSGIQAYLQARGFTVYPVNPAYRGASLGGVPCLGGLEDLPGPVDLVVLFLSPEKQAEALHQVRRLSPTPVVWFQPGAENPLGAENLRREGVEVVEDCILATHKRLCGKA
- a CDS encoding acyl-CoA thioesterase, which gives rise to MAPFEHPLTLRVRYSETDQMGIAYHANYLVWFEVARTDYCRALGMPYVDWEKQGIFLPVVEAHCRYKKPARYDDALNVLCWVSELKPHSLVFSYRVLREDLLLAEGWTKHGICDAQGRLVRGDNPFYRWMEERNP
- a CDS encoding type II secretion system protein; the protein is MDGGAEPLGVSRPLGGRGGYTLLEVLVVFSLLSALSGLIWIVAGPPRFAGAGRERAREAALRGAQWLQGRLLQAREEGRNFRFRVSLADRLPYLEIRWEDTGLWERYDSGENAWFRGEGPARWAFYSTKWHTLSPGMVLYVFSDRESSPAAVAFIVISPACRVSVVRQGP
- a CDS encoding heavy metal translocating P-type ATPase; the encoded protein is MTEPRKHTYRVTGMTCATCSRMAQRALARVPGVQYASVNLATETAFVLTDPSVGEETLREAVMGAGYDLLSQVPEDLEARRYAQAVRNLVFVLALTIPLSLAMLAHMGGRHVPFYPFLELVLGGLVVFWGGLATLRGAWIALIHRHANMDTLVTLGALSSWSTALLRLAGVAIPSFGAIGAMILALHVLGRFIESHLRDRATREVKALMRLQAAEARVIRQEEAFLIPLEAVLGGDRVQVLPGERIPVDGRVVEGLSSVDESLVTGESVPVLRREGDEVTGGSLNLSGVLLLETVRVGEDAFLAQMLRMVREAQGSKVPLQALADRTTLVFVPLVAFLAAAAALGWLLVPDAMEVLRRLVPLAGRTDGDAGVTALYAAIATLVIACPCALGLATPMALAVGAGEASRRGMLLRNAEAFQTLRAVRVALLDKTGTLTQGEPRVAVSRLEPEASAAALALEERSNHPLARAVTTFLRNAEGVSPVVGLEEVEETPGEGIGGVLKGRSWFVGRPLDSGKYRDLLDQGCTLVEVRRDGEVQGVLGVTDPLRTGSVEAVRRLEELGIRVVMATGDHPAVAERVARETGIREVHAGVHPGDKLDLVRRFQAGGERVLMVGDGLNDAGALKGADVGVAMGSGLDLALDSADLILVRGELAGLADAVLLSRKLVRVVAQNLVGAFFYNLVALPLAMLGLLHPALAEVAMGASSITVILNSLRIRGREKGEMES